In the Cheilinus undulatus linkage group 19, ASM1832078v1, whole genome shotgun sequence genome, one interval contains:
- the rnf152 gene encoding E3 ubiquitin-protein ligase rnf152: METLSQDSILECQICFNYYSPRRRPKLLDCRHTCCSVCLTQMRSSQKEIRCPWCRGVTKLPPGLSVSQLPDDPDIITVIAIPHASEHTPVFIRLPSNGCYMLPLPIAKERALGLPGELGCRFLPGSQQKGVTVVTMPEQQPLGMGMGLEGMGVGLEGGESERRVSHPVGAGGKGSTWSGVCTVILVACVLLFLLGIVLHNMSCISKRFTVISCG; the protein is encoded by the coding sequence ATGGAGACTCTTTCCCAGGATTCAATTCTAGAGTGCCAGATCTGCTTTAACTACTACAGCCCCCGCCGACGGCCCAAGCTCTTGGATTGCAGGCACACATGCTGCTCAGTGTGTTTGACCCAGATGCGCAGCAGCCAGAAGGAGATCCGCTGTCCCTGGTGTCGCGGCGTCACTAAGCTCCCCCCGGGCCTGTCCGTCTCTCAACTCCCCGATGACCCGGACATCATCACTGTCATCGCCATCCCTCACGCCTCCGAGCACACGCCTGTCTTCATCCGGCTCCCTAGCAACGGCTGCTACATGCTGCCTCTGCCTATTGCCAAAGAGCGGGCGCTCGGCCTGCCAGGGGAGCTGGGATGCCGTTTCCTGCCCGGCAGCCAGCAGAAAGGGGTGACGGTGGTGACGATGCCCGAGCAGCAGCCTCTGGGCATGGGTATGGGTCTGGAGGGCATGGGGGTGGGGCTGGAGGGTGGGGAGAGCGAGAGGAGAGTTAGTCACCCGGTGGGAGCAGGAGGGAAAGGCTCCACGTGGTCTGGCGTCTGCACGGTGATACTGGTGGCGTGCGTGCTGCTTTTCCTCCTTGGCATCGTGCTGCACAACATGTCTTGCATCTCCAAACGCTTCACTGTCATTTCATGCGGCTGA